A portion of the Rhodanobacter sp. AS-Z3 genome contains these proteins:
- a CDS encoding phospholipase D-like domain-containing protein, with the protein MWIVILVTVVITTLIVMISMNFHRPEKSVRHHVKHCHPIDDPQFKLEMDAMLGPAVLDGNAITALQNGDEIFPAMLQAIRGAKCSITFETYIYWSGDIGKLFADALKERCQAGVAVHVMLDWAGSAKMDGRLLDELTDAGVEVERYHPLRWYSIARLNNRTHRKLLVVDGRIGFTGGVGIADQWQGHAQDPEHWRDIHFRVEGRVVAQLQAGFMDNWIKTTGRVLHSDLYYPRLQPAGNNGMHLFVSSPAGGNASMRLMYLLALAAASRSIDLQAAYFIPDRLVVDALLDARKRGVAIRLLVPGHYIDSSLVRMASKRRWGRLLTAGVEIFEYTPTMMHNKMLILDAELTSVGSTNFDMRSFDLNDEASLNVYSREFGQQMTAVMDADLQHAKPYTLAKWKQRSWKQKLGELLVRPVESQL; encoded by the coding sequence ATGTGGATCGTGATACTTGTCACCGTCGTGATCACCACGCTCATCGTGATGATCTCGATGAACTTCCATCGTCCGGAAAAGTCCGTGCGGCATCACGTCAAGCACTGCCATCCGATTGACGATCCGCAATTCAAGCTGGAAATGGACGCCATGCTCGGGCCGGCCGTGCTCGATGGCAACGCCATCACTGCGCTGCAAAATGGCGACGAAATCTTCCCGGCCATGCTGCAAGCCATTCGTGGCGCAAAATGCAGCATCACCTTCGAAACCTACATCTACTGGTCCGGCGATATCGGCAAGTTATTCGCCGATGCACTGAAAGAGCGTTGCCAGGCCGGTGTCGCCGTCCATGTCATGCTCGACTGGGCGGGCAGCGCGAAAATGGACGGGCGCTTGCTGGACGAACTTACTGACGCCGGCGTCGAGGTGGAGCGTTACCACCCGCTGCGCTGGTACAGCATTGCGCGGCTAAACAATCGCACCCATCGCAAACTGCTGGTGGTCGACGGACGCATCGGTTTCACCGGCGGCGTGGGCATTGCCGACCAGTGGCAAGGCCACGCGCAGGACCCCGAACATTGGCGCGACATCCACTTTCGCGTGGAAGGCCGGGTGGTGGCGCAGTTGCAGGCCGGCTTCATGGACAACTGGATCAAGACCACCGGCCGGGTTCTGCACAGCGACCTGTACTACCCGCGACTACAGCCTGCGGGCAATAACGGCATGCACTTGTTCGTCAGCTCACCGGCCGGCGGCAACGCCAGCATGCGCCTGATGTACCTGCTTGCGCTGGCCGCTGCCAGCCGATCGATCGACCTGCAGGCCGCGTATTTCATTCCGGACCGCCTGGTCGTCGACGCCCTGCTCGACGCGCGCAAGCGCGGCGTCGCCATCCGCCTGCTGGTGCCCGGTCACTACATCGACTCGAGCCTGGTGCGCATGGCGTCCAAACGCCGCTGGGGCCGATTGCTGACTGCTGGTGTGGAGATTTTCGAATACACGCCGACGATGATGCACAACAAGATGCTCATCCTCGACGCAGAACTGACTTCGGTAGGCTCGACCAACTTCGATATGCGCTCGTTCGACCTCAACGACGAGGCAAGCCTGAACGTCTACTCTCGCGAATTCGGGCAGCAAATGACCGCCGTGATGGATGCCGACTTGCAGCATGCCAAGCCATACACGCTGGCAAAGTGGAAGCAGCGTTCATGGAAGCAGAAGCTGGGCGAGTTGTTGGTGCGGCCGGTGGAGTCGCAACTGTAG
- a CDS encoding isoprenylcysteine carboxylmethyltransferase family protein produces the protein MSTLELKIPPPVIALSCMALAWLLAQLTPGWTFVMPARIVIAVILALAGMALALAGFFAFRRARTTPNPHTPEKATTIVQSGPYRFTRNPMYLGLALVLLGVCAYLANPLTLVTVVVFIAYLTRFQVMPEERVLLATFGEPYQQYTRSVSRWL, from the coding sequence ATGTCGACACTGGAGCTGAAGATTCCGCCCCCGGTTATCGCGCTTTCCTGCATGGCACTGGCGTGGTTGTTGGCTCAGCTCACGCCTGGCTGGACTTTCGTTATGCCAGCCCGAATCGTGATTGCGGTGATCCTGGCGCTTGCGGGTATGGCACTGGCGCTGGCTGGCTTTTTTGCGTTTCGCCGAGCCCGAACGACGCCCAACCCGCACACCCCGGAAAAAGCGACCACGATTGTGCAGAGCGGGCCGTACCGATTCACTCGAAACCCCATGTATTTAGGGCTCGCCCTGGTGCTCCTGGGGGTTTGTGCCTACCTTGCAAATCCTTTGACGCTCGTCACTGTTGTCGTCTTCATCGCGTACCTCACGCGCTTCCAGGTCATGCCCGAAGAGCGTGTTCTTCTGGCGACGTTTGGCGAGCCGTACCAGCAATACACACGGTCGGTCAGCCGCTGGCTTTGA
- a CDS encoding helix-turn-helix domain-containing protein, translating into MDAKQFASFFESVTQMDEIVHGVREPSREFHIDAIGVTDIRKATGLSQARFATLIDVQVGTLRNWEQGRREPTGPAKALLRAISRDPKNVLQALAG; encoded by the coding sequence GTGGACGCCAAACAATTTGCCAGCTTCTTCGAAAGCGTGACGCAGATGGACGAGATCGTTCACGGCGTGCGTGAGCCATCACGTGAATTCCATATCGATGCCATCGGCGTCACCGATATCCGCAAGGCTACGGGCTTGTCTCAGGCCAGGTTCGCCACGCTGATTGACGTGCAAGTTGGGACGCTGCGGAACTGGGAGCAAGGGCGGCGCGAGCCTACCGGTCCGGCCAAGGCACTGCTGCGCGCTATCAGCAGGGATCCGAAGAACGTTTTGCAGGCGTTGGCTGGGTGA
- the fabV gene encoding enoyl-ACP reductase FabV: MIIKPKVRGFICITAHPVGCERNVLDQIAITKAAGHDPSKGPKRVLVIGASTGYGLASRITAAFGYGAATLGVFFEKPSTHEKTGTAGWYNSAAFDKAAKQAGLYSKSINADAFSHETRAKAIEIIKNEMGGPIDLVVYSLASPVRKLPDTGEVVRSALKTIGEPFHNTSVDTNKDTVIDATVEPATEQEIKDTVTVMGGEDWALWIDALSAAGVLADHAKTIAYSYIGTEITWPMYWHGTLGQAKQHLDNTAAQLRSRHPGLQAYVGVMKSVVTQASAAIPVIPLYVSIAFKVMKEKGIHENPIEQANRLFHDRLYRADGAVPATDDEGRLRLDDWELREDVQEPCQTLWPTVTTENLREVTDYAGYKHEFLKLFGFDREDVDYEADVEADRRFDCLEG, translated from the coding sequence GTGATCATCAAGCCCAAAGTCCGCGGATTCATCTGCATTACCGCCCACCCGGTCGGCTGCGAGCGCAACGTGCTCGACCAGATCGCCATCACCAAGGCTGCCGGGCACGACCCGTCGAAGGGTCCGAAGCGCGTGCTGGTGATTGGCGCCTCCACCGGCTACGGCCTGGCCTCGCGCATCACTGCGGCGTTCGGCTACGGCGCGGCCACGCTGGGCGTGTTCTTCGAAAAGCCGAGCACCCACGAGAAGACCGGCACCGCCGGCTGGTACAACTCCGCCGCATTCGACAAGGCGGCCAAGCAGGCCGGCCTGTACAGCAAGTCGATCAACGCCGACGCGTTCTCGCACGAGACCCGCGCCAAGGCGATCGAGATCATCAAGAACGAAATGGGCGGCCCGATCGATCTGGTCGTCTATTCGCTGGCCTCACCCGTGCGCAAGCTGCCGGACACCGGCGAAGTGGTGCGTTCGGCGCTGAAGACCATCGGCGAACCGTTCCACAACACCTCGGTCGACACCAACAAGGACACCGTCATCGACGCTACCGTCGAGCCGGCCACCGAGCAGGAAATCAAGGACACCGTCACCGTGATGGGCGGCGAAGACTGGGCGCTGTGGATCGACGCGCTGAGCGCCGCTGGCGTACTGGCTGACCACGCCAAGACCATTGCCTACAGCTACATCGGCACCGAAATCACCTGGCCGATGTACTGGCACGGCACGCTGGGCCAGGCCAAGCAGCATCTGGACAACACTGCTGCACAATTGCGCAGCCGTCACCCGGGACTGCAAGCCTACGTCGGCGTGATGAAATCCGTCGTCACCCAGGCCAGCGCCGCGATTCCGGTGATCCCGCTGTACGTGTCGATCGCCTTCAAGGTCATGAAGGAGAAGGGCATCCACGAGAATCCGATCGAGCAGGCGAATCGGTTGTTCCACGATCGGCTGTATCGGGCTGATGGCGCGGTGCCGGCGACCGATGACGAAGGGCGCTTGCGCCTGGACGATTGGGAGTTGCGCGAGGACGTGCAGGAGCCGTGTCAGACGCTGTGGCCGACGGTTACTACCGAAAACCTGCGCGAGGTCACTGACTACGCCGGGTACAAGCACGAGTTTTTGAAGCTGTTCGGGTTTGACCGGGAGGACGTGGATTACGAGGCGGATGTTGAGGCGGATCGGCGGTTTGATTGTTTGGAGGGGTGA
- a CDS encoding ligase-associated DNA damage response exonuclease, which produces MSDPLLQPRPEGLYCPVGDFFIDPLLPVAQAVVTHAHGDHARSGSSRYQVAAAGLGLMRERLGAAAAIDAHAYGEPFAMGAVTVSLHPAGHVLGSAQVRMEYAGRVVVVSGDYKREPDPTCTPFEAVPCDVFVTESTFGLPVYRWPPMDQVIDELLAWCDDCARRKIPAVLFCYALGKAQRILAELARRTGRTVHLHGAMLRLVESYREAGVVMVPTEPVSESAHGRDFAGELIMAPPSAAGSPWMKRFAKASTGFASGWMQIRGNRRRRGYDRGFVVSDHADWPGLLRSIEESQASRIYVTHGDGETLIRHLRDQGHDAVALRVLRGTDAESGG; this is translated from the coding sequence ATGTCCGACCCCTTGCTCCAGCCACGACCTGAGGGACTGTATTGTCCCGTCGGCGACTTCTTCATCGACCCCTTGCTGCCGGTGGCGCAGGCGGTGGTGACGCATGCGCATGGCGACCACGCGCGCTCAGGCAGTAGCCGCTATCAGGTGGCGGCGGCTGGCCTGGGGCTGATGCGCGAGCGGTTGGGGGCGGCAGCAGCCATTGACGCCCATGCCTACGGCGAGCCATTTGCGATGGGCGCGGTGACGGTGTCGCTGCATCCCGCCGGCCATGTGCTCGGCTCGGCTCAGGTGCGCATGGAGTACGCCGGTCGGGTGGTGGTGGTTTCCGGTGACTACAAGCGTGAGCCCGACCCCACCTGTACTCCATTCGAGGCAGTGCCATGCGATGTGTTCGTCACCGAATCCACGTTCGGCCTGCCGGTGTATCGCTGGCCACCGATGGATCAGGTGATCGACGAGCTGCTGGCATGGTGTGACGACTGCGCACGAAGGAAGATACCCGCGGTGCTGTTCTGCTACGCACTGGGCAAGGCGCAGCGGATTCTGGCCGAGCTGGCCCGGCGCACCGGTCGCACGGTGCATCTGCACGGCGCGATGCTGCGCCTGGTCGAAAGCTACCGCGAGGCGGGCGTGGTGATGGTGCCGACCGAACCGGTGAGCGAGTCCGCGCACGGCCGTGACTTTGCCGGCGAACTGATCATGGCGCCGCCCTCGGCCGCGGGCTCGCCGTGGATGAAGCGCTTCGCCAAAGCCTCGACCGGATTCGCCTCGGGCTGGATGCAGATACGCGGCAACCGCCGCCGTCGCGGCTATGACCGCGGTTTCGTGGTGTCCGACCACGCCGACTGGCCGGGACTGCTGCGCAGCATCGAGGAAAGCCAGGCCAGCCGTATCTATGTCACCCACGGCGACGGCGAGACCTTGATCCGGCATCTGCGCGACCAGGGCCACGACGCAGTGGCACTGCGCGTGCTGCGCGGGACCGACGCCGAGAGCGGCGGCTGA
- a CDS encoding ATP-dependent DNA ligase, which translates to MRRFAALYAELDRTSSTLAKREAIVTYLRHAPPADAAWAAYVLGGGKLRRLAKSGELRQALAEATGYADWLIDESYEQVGDLAETIALMLPAGDGKLSAVPLQNWMEERLPELGRLASDARIKRLQAWWAALLPAQVFLLNKLITGSLRVGVSHKLVVQAIAHWSGQPTDLIAHRMSGDWRPSADALNALAQPPGEDEHLADRPYPFFLASPLEHEVHTLGERDEWLAEWKWDGIRAQLMRRGDSVDLWSRGEERLDGRFPEIERAAFSLPAQAVLDGEVLAWDAVAQIPLVFTALQRRIGKLKPGPKLLADAPVRFMAYDVLEHEGIDLREQPLHARRALLARLLTSTDPSLILSPAITSDSWSALTSEREQSRVRQTEGLMLKRLDSPYRVGRKRGDWWKWKVDPHTLDAVLLYAQPGHGRRSGLFTDYSFGVWDGEALVTVAKAYSGLDDEEIGKLDRWIRAHTTERFGPVRAVEPVHVFELAFEAVQLSGRHKSGVAVRFPRIVRWRTDKGIGDADKLDDLRRLASG; encoded by the coding sequence ATGCGTCGCTTCGCGGCCCTCTATGCCGAGCTGGATCGAACCAGCTCCACGCTGGCCAAACGCGAGGCGATCGTGACGTATCTGCGCCACGCACCGCCAGCGGATGCGGCGTGGGCGGCCTACGTGTTGGGCGGCGGCAAGCTGCGCCGGTTGGCGAAATCCGGCGAGCTACGCCAGGCGCTGGCCGAGGCAACCGGCTACGCGGACTGGCTGATCGACGAAAGCTACGAACAGGTGGGCGACTTGGCCGAGACGATCGCGCTGATGCTGCCGGCCGGCGACGGCAAACTGTCCGCGGTGCCGCTGCAAAACTGGATGGAGGAACGCCTGCCCGAACTGGGGCGGCTGGCGAGTGACGCGCGCATCAAGCGGCTACAGGCGTGGTGGGCAGCGCTGCTGCCGGCGCAGGTGTTTCTGCTCAACAAACTGATCACCGGTTCGCTACGCGTGGGCGTGTCGCACAAGCTGGTGGTGCAGGCAATCGCCCATTGGTCCGGCCAACCTACCGACCTGATCGCCCATCGCATGAGCGGGGACTGGCGCCCTTCCGCCGATGCGTTGAACGCGCTGGCCCAGCCACCCGGCGAAGACGAGCATCTGGCCGACCGGCCCTACCCGTTCTTCCTCGCCTCACCCCTGGAGCACGAAGTGCACACGCTGGGCGAGCGCGACGAGTGGCTGGCGGAATGGAAATGGGATGGCATTCGCGCGCAACTGATGCGCCGCGGCGACAGTGTGGATTTGTGGTCGCGTGGCGAAGAACGTCTGGACGGCCGTTTCCCCGAGATCGAACGCGCGGCATTTTCGCTGCCGGCGCAAGCGGTGCTGGATGGCGAAGTGCTGGCGTGGGATGCAGTGGCCCAGATCCCGCTGGTGTTCACTGCGCTGCAAAGGCGCATCGGCAAGCTGAAGCCCGGCCCCAAGCTACTGGCCGATGCGCCGGTACGTTTCATGGCCTACGACGTGCTGGAGCACGAAGGCATTGATTTGCGCGAGCAACCGTTGCACGCGCGCCGCGCCCTGCTCGCCCGTCTGCTGACGTCTACTGATCCGAGCCTGATCCTGTCGCCGGCGATCACCAGCGACTCGTGGTCCGCGCTGACCAGCGAGCGTGAGCAGTCGCGCGTGCGGCAAACCGAGGGCTTGATGCTGAAACGGCTGGACTCTCCGTATCGTGTGGGTCGCAAGCGCGGCGACTGGTGGAAGTGGAAGGTCGATCCGCACACGCTGGATGCGGTGCTGCTGTATGCACAGCCGGGGCATGGTCGGCGCAGCGGGCTGTTCACCGATTACAGTTTCGGCGTGTGGGACGGCGAAGCACTGGTGACGGTGGCCAAGGCGTATTCCGGACTGGACGACGAGGAGATCGGCAAGCTCGACCGCTGGATCCGCGCGCACACCACCGAGCGCTTCGGCCCGGTGCGCGCGGTGGAACCGGTGCACGTATTTGAACTGGCGTTCGAGGCGGTGCAGCTGTCCGGCCGCCACAAGTCTGGCGTGGCGGTGCGCTTTCCGCGCATCGTGCGCTGGCGTACCGACAAGGGAATCGGCGATGCCGACAAGCTCGACGACCTCCGCCGCCTGGCATCGGGCTGA
- a CDS encoding ligase-associated DNA damage response DEXH box helicase, with product MPTSSTTSAAWHRAEARLRAWFATLERKPAAFQRAAWRAWADGQNGLIHAPTGTGKTLAAVGGPLIDAVLRPQRGLQLLWITPLRSLATDTAQHLATAVEAMELPWRVLRRTGDSSSSERAKLRRGDCELLVTTPESLALLLSYPDAAERFRHLRGVVVDEWHELIGNKRGTLLQLGLSRLRALQPEVRIWGLSATLGNLDEALATLAGEGVLIGGGANKRVQIETALPDEGERFPWAGHLGLKQLARVLKAVLKVRSALVFANTRSQAELWHEALASVWPEAPETLAIHHGSIDPKLRFATEEGLRQGTLRCVVATSSLDLGVDFSSVDRVIQIGSPKGVARLLQRAGRSGHAPGLPSKILCVPTHLLELAEIAAARRALAKHHLEPRRPLRGCLDVLAQHLLTRALGGGFEADQAYAEIANTRAYAQLPRAQFDAVLAYLQHGGTALAGYPEYQKLQRDAGGRYVVESSRVARLHRLSIGTITADGSLQVRYLKGARLGAVEESFVSRLRPGDRFLFAGRNLELVRVKDMTAYVRKASNRQGGVPRWMGGRLPLSGELSAELRRTLADVDAPEAEMRALQPLLAIQRQQSRVPAEDELLIERCHTREGEYLFVYPFAGRLAHEGLAAVLGYRLSQLAKADYGYAINDYGLAITARKLPPLDAAAMRQLLHPWQLRRDIRASINLTELARRQFREVARVAGLVFNGYPGSGKTLRQLQVSSGLLFDVLRRHDPDHPLLWQAEREVLDQQLDYARLRDCLIRCARHRLLWVETPRLSPLAFPLWVERLRGGVHADDWKSRVERMLASLEKATNR from the coding sequence ATGCCGACAAGCTCGACGACCTCCGCCGCCTGGCATCGGGCTGAGGCCCGCCTGCGCGCGTGGTTCGCCACGCTCGAGCGCAAGCCGGCGGCTTTCCAGCGTGCGGCATGGCGGGCGTGGGCGGACGGCCAGAACGGCTTGATCCACGCACCCACCGGCACCGGCAAGACGTTGGCTGCCGTTGGTGGTCCGCTGATTGATGCCGTGCTGCGGCCGCAACGCGGGCTGCAGTTGCTGTGGATCACCCCGCTGCGCTCGCTGGCCACGGATACCGCACAGCACCTCGCCACCGCGGTGGAAGCGATGGAACTGCCGTGGCGGGTGCTGCGCCGCACCGGCGACAGCAGCAGCAGCGAGCGCGCGAAGCTGCGTCGCGGTGACTGCGAGTTGCTGGTGACCACGCCGGAAAGCCTGGCCCTGCTGCTCAGCTACCCCGACGCAGCCGAACGCTTCCGGCACCTGCGTGGCGTGGTGGTGGATGAATGGCACGAATTGATCGGCAACAAGCGTGGCACCTTGCTGCAGCTCGGTCTGTCTCGCTTGCGTGCGCTGCAGCCCGAGGTACGTATTTGGGGCCTGTCGGCCACGCTGGGCAATCTCGATGAGGCGCTGGCTACGCTGGCTGGTGAAGGCGTACTGATTGGTGGCGGCGCCAACAAGCGCGTGCAGATCGAAACCGCCCTGCCCGATGAAGGCGAACGCTTTCCGTGGGCGGGTCATCTCGGTCTGAAGCAACTGGCGCGCGTCTTGAAAGCGGTGCTGAAAGTACGCTCGGCGCTGGTGTTCGCCAACACCCGTTCGCAGGCCGAGCTGTGGCACGAAGCGCTGGCCTCGGTGTGGCCCGAAGCACCGGAAACATTGGCGATCCACCACGGCTCGATCGATCCCAAGCTGCGCTTCGCCACCGAAGAAGGTTTGCGCCAGGGCACGCTGCGCTGCGTGGTGGCCACCTCCAGCCTTGATCTGGGCGTGGACTTTTCGAGTGTGGATCGGGTGATCCAGATCGGCAGTCCCAAGGGCGTGGCGCGACTGCTGCAGCGTGCCGGTCGCAGCGGTCATGCGCCCGGTCTGCCGTCGAAAATCCTGTGCGTACCAACCCATCTGCTGGAACTGGCCGAAATTGCCGCCGCGCGGCGTGCGCTGGCAAAACATCATCTGGAACCGCGCCGGCCGCTGCGTGGCTGCCTGGACGTGCTTGCGCAGCACCTGCTGACGCGTGCGCTCGGTGGCGGTTTCGAGGCTGACCAGGCCTATGCGGAAATCGCCAACACGCGTGCCTACGCGCAACTGCCGCGAGCGCAGTTCGATGCGGTACTGGCGTATCTGCAACACGGCGGCACGGCCCTGGCCGGCTACCCGGAATATCAAAAACTGCAACGCGACGCGGGCGGCCGCTACGTCGTCGAAAGCAGTCGAGTGGCGCGACTGCACCGCTTGTCCATCGGCACCATCACCGCCGACGGCAGCCTGCAGGTGCGCTACCTGAAAGGCGCCCGACTGGGCGCGGTGGAAGAGAGCTTCGTATCACGGCTGCGCCCGGGCGATCGCTTCCTGTTCGCCGGTCGCAACCTGGAACTGGTGCGCGTGAAGGACATGACTGCCTACGTACGCAAGGCATCCAACCGTCAAGGCGGCGTGCCGCGCTGGATGGGCGGGCGGCTGCCGCTGTCCGGCGAACTCTCTGCCGAACTGCGGCGCACCCTTGCCGATGTCGATGCACCGGAGGCGGAGATGCGCGCACTGCAGCCGTTGCTGGCGATCCAGCGACAACAATCGCGGGTACCGGCCGAAGACGAGCTGCTGATCGAACGCTGCCACACGCGCGAGGGCGAGTATCTGTTCGTCTATCCGTTCGCCGGGCGGCTGGCACATGAAGGCCTGGCCGCCGTACTCGGCTATCGGCTTTCGCAGCTGGCCAAAGCCGATTACGGCTACGCCATCAACGATTACGGTCTGGCGATCACCGCCCGCAAGTTGCCACCGCTCGATGCCGCTGCGATGCGCCAGCTGCTGCATCCGTGGCAGCTGCGGCGTGACATTCGCGCCAGCATCAACCTCACCGAACTGGCACGGCGGCAGTTTCGCGAGGTGGCGCGCGTGGCCGGGCTGGTCTTCAACGGCTACCCCGGCAGCGGCAAGACGCTGCGCCAGCTGCAGGTATCCAGCGGCCTGCTGTTCGACGTGCTGCGCCGGCATGATCCCGATCATCCGCTGCTGTGGCAGGCGGAACGCGAGGTGCTGGACCAGCAGCTGGACTACGCCCGCCTGCGCGACTGCCTGATTCGCTGCGCGCGCCATCGGCTGTTGTGGGTGGAAACACCCCGACTGAGCCCGCTCGCGTTTCCCCTGTGGGTGGAACGCTTGCGCGGCGGGGTGCATGCGGATGACTGGAAGAGTCGCGTCGAGCGGATGTTAGCCAGTCTGGAAAAGGCAACCAACCGATGA
- the pdeM gene encoding ligase-associated DNA damage response endonuclease PdeM, with the protein MNEMRLEIAGESLELHAERAAYWRHAKCLLVADVHFGKGAVLRRAGITVPTGQTLADLGRLDDLIAHYQPAQLIVLGDLVHGTAPRDAPWIGQVSAWRQRHADVDMRLIAGNHDRHFDTRRLGFEMVGDALAMPPFLLRHEPGAVAGSYVLAGHVHPGTTLRDGWRRHRVPAFRFADDAGLLPSFGTLTGLHETPVQPGERIVAVTPGGLLPLGAASRRE; encoded by the coding sequence ATGAATGAGATGCGCCTGGAGATCGCTGGGGAATCGCTGGAATTGCACGCAGAGCGCGCAGCATATTGGCGCCACGCGAAATGCCTGCTGGTAGCCGACGTGCATTTCGGCAAGGGCGCGGTTCTTCGCCGTGCCGGGATCACCGTGCCTACCGGACAAACCTTGGCTGACCTTGGTCGTCTCGATGACCTGATCGCTCACTACCAGCCTGCCCAACTGATCGTGTTGGGCGATCTGGTGCACGGAACAGCGCCGCGGGATGCACCGTGGATCGGTCAGGTCAGCGCGTGGCGACAGCGTCATGCCGACGTCGACATGCGCTTGATTGCCGGCAATCACGACCGCCATTTCGACACTCGACGGCTGGGTTTCGAAATGGTCGGCGACGCACTGGCCATGCCACCGTTCCTGCTGCGCCACGAGCCGGGTGCCGTCGCTGGAAGCTATGTGTTGGCCGGCCACGTGCACCCTGGCACGACCTTGCGCGACGGCTGGCGACGCCATCGCGTGCCCGCCTTCCGGTTTGCAGACGATGCTGGGTTGCTGCCCTCGTTCGGAACGCTGACCGGTCTGCACGAGACGCCAGTGCAGCCAGGCGAACGAATCGTGGCGGTCACGCCCGGCGGGTTGCTGCCGTTGGGCGCCGCCAGCCGGCGTGAATGA
- a CDS encoding cold-shock protein — translation MSFGTVKWFNDAKGFGFIAPEDGSADVFVHFSAINTKGFRSLQEGQRVQFEVTQGPKGAQASAVEAA, via the coding sequence ATGAGTTTTGGTACGGTCAAGTGGTTCAACGATGCCAAGGGGTTCGGGTTCATCGCACCCGAGGATGGCAGTGCGGACGTGTTCGTCCATTTTTCGGCGATCAATACCAAGGGCTTCCGCAGCCTGCAGGAAGGTCAGCGCGTGCAGTTCGAAGTCACCCAGGGGCCCAAGGGTGCCCAGGCGTCGGCGGTTGAAGCTGCCTGA
- a CDS encoding S-methyl-5'-thioinosine phosphorylase — protein sequence MSHLEPTSIDLAVIGGSGLYNFPGLENAERYTVDTPYGPASGDIVIGDFVGKRIAFLARHGESHTLPPHRVNYRANVWALHSLGARRVIGVNAVGGIRGDMGPQVIVVPDQLVDYTHGRFTSFCDVDGAEVKHIDFSEPYTESLRQQLLEAAHAANVGVIGSGCYGATQGPRLETRAEIARMKRDGCDLVGMTGMPEAVLARELGLDYACLALVANFAAGCGDEAEISIEEIFAHLAAATAEVPRILGKLLQL from the coding sequence ATGTCCCATCTTGAGCCAACTTCCATCGACCTGGCCGTCATCGGCGGCAGCGGCCTGTACAACTTTCCGGGGCTGGAGAACGCCGAGCGGTACACGGTAGACACACCATACGGCCCGGCCTCCGGCGACATCGTGATTGGTGACTTCGTCGGCAAGCGCATCGCCTTCCTCGCCCGCCATGGCGAAAGCCACACGCTGCCGCCGCATCGGGTCAACTACCGAGCCAACGTGTGGGCGCTGCACAGCCTGGGCGCGCGCCGGGTGATCGGCGTCAATGCCGTCGGTGGTATTCGCGGCGACATGGGTCCGCAGGTGATTGTGGTGCCCGATCAATTGGTCGACTACACCCACGGACGCTTCACCAGCTTCTGCGATGTCGACGGCGCCGAGGTGAAGCACATCGACTTCAGCGAGCCGTATACCGAGTCGTTGCGTCAGCAGTTGCTGGAAGCGGCGCACGCAGCCAACGTTGGGGTCATCGGTAGCGGCTGCTACGGTGCCACTCAGGGGCCGCGACTGGAAACACGCGCCGAGATCGCCCGCATGAAGCGCGACGGCTGCGACCTGGTCGGCATGACCGGCATGCCCGAGGCTGTGCTGGCACGGGAGCTGGGGTTGGATTATGCCTGCCTGGCACTGGTGGCAAACTTCGCCGCCGGCTGCGGTGACGAGGCGGAAATCAGCATCGAGGAAATCTTCGCCCATCTCGCTGCCGCCACCGCTGAAGTGCCGCGCATTCTGGGCAAGTTGCTGCAGCTCTGA
- a CDS encoding hypoxanthine-guanine phosphoribosyltransferase: MNTSTPALSDALAQSDLLFDSKTLAPVIADMGKRIDAALNGERAVFLTVMNGALIFAGQLALAIRTDLEFDYVHATRYRGETTGSELHWLREPIVSLTDRVVLLVDDILDEGHTLKEVREDCYKRGAKKVLIASLCTKQHDRLVEGIASDFNGVELPDRFVFGYGMDYYEQGRNLPGIYALKEANTL, from the coding sequence ATGAACACTTCCACTCCCGCTTTGAGCGATGCACTGGCTCAGTCCGACCTGTTGTTCGATAGCAAGACGCTGGCGCCGGTGATTGCCGACATGGGCAAACGCATCGATGCCGCACTGAACGGCGAGCGCGCGGTGTTCCTCACCGTGATGAACGGCGCGCTGATCTTCGCCGGCCAGCTCGCGCTGGCGATCCGCACCGATCTGGAATTCGACTACGTGCATGCCACCCGCTACCGCGGGGAAACCACCGGCAGCGAACTGCACTGGTTGCGCGAGCCGATCGTGTCATTGACCGATCGCGTGGTGCTCTTGGTTGATGACATCCTCGACGAAGGCCACACGCTGAAGGAAGTTCGCGAGGACTGCTACAAACGCGGCGCGAAGAAAGTATTGATCGCCAGCCTGTGCACCAAGCAGCACGACCGGCTGGTGGAAGGCATCGCCTCGGACTTCAACGGCGTCGAGCTGCCGGACCGCTTCGTGTTCGGCTACGGCATGGACTACTACGAGCAAGGCCGCAACTTGCCGGGCATCTACGCGTTGAAAGAAGCCAACACCTTGTAG